In Fusobacterium necrogenes, the following proteins share a genomic window:
- a CDS encoding helix-turn-helix domain-containing protein: MDFNLTQEQKEALGIVDERKDFYFRVENAAIDNPKLFDTDREFILFIVLSRYCNGQVGYPSLETLAKKSRCSKKNMLIALKGLIEKGLVKKVQRYNPENNSYQSNLYSVQNIKEYISKDKDLAETKEGSVGSDTRVVSVATLGGSVGSDTRVVSVATLNKEQVIKNNKKNHGIDDELDFFENLFKEFEINFTKTNKNSVLKLRKHLSLKDTENYLRETYIAIKENKDVKNIAALFSTKIAKEERQINSKKNKEYTEKNDTIEKPIEIEKNNSTERSTEIDYMAIYENLDIYDKLKIEEEAINLLVQEQQIEETFILKTKEAQPTIYNGMMKSYLKRVILKYNGFKSVV; this comes from the coding sequence ATGGACTTTAATTTAACACAAGAACAAAAAGAAGCATTGGGAATTGTAGATGAAAGAAAAGACTTTTACTTTAGAGTTGAAAACGCAGCTATAGATAATCCAAAACTATTTGATACTGATAGAGAGTTTATTCTATTTATAGTCTTATCAAGATATTGTAATGGGCAAGTAGGATATCCAAGTTTAGAAACATTAGCAAAAAAAAGTCGTTGCTCTAAAAAAAATATGTTAATAGCTTTAAAAGGATTGATAGAAAAAGGGTTAGTAAAAAAAGTTCAAAGATACAATCCAGAAAATAATAGTTATCAAAGTAATTTATATTCAGTTCAAAATATAAAAGAATATATTAGTAAAGATAAAGATTTAGCAGAAACTAAAGAAGGTAGTGTCGGTAGCGACACTAGGGTAGTATCGGTAGCGACACTAGGAGGTAGTGTCGGTAGCGACACTAGGGTAGTATCGGTAGCGACACTTAATAAAGAACAAGTTATAAAGAACAATAAAAAAAATCATGGTATAGATGATGAACTTGATTTTTTTGAAAATTTATTTAAGGAATTTGAAATAAACTTCACTAAAACAAATAAAAATTCGGTATTAAAATTAAGAAAACATTTATCACTTAAAGATACAGAAAACTATTTGAGAGAAACTTATATAGCAATAAAAGAAAATAAAGATGTAAAAAATATAGCTGCTTTATTTTCTACCAAAATAGCAAAAGAAGAAAGACAAATTAATTCTAAAAAAAATAAAGAATATACAGAAAAAAATGATACTATAGAAAAACCTATAGAGATAGAAAAAAATAATAGCACAGAAAGATCTACAGAAATAGACTATATGGCAATATATGAAAACTTAGATATTTATGATAAATTAAAAATAGAAGAAGAAGCAATAAATCTCTTAGTTCAGGAACAACAAATTGAAGAAACTTTTATTCTAAAAACAAAAGAAGCTCAACCCACAATTTACAATGGAATGATGAAAAGCTATTTAAAACGTGTAATACTTAAATATAATGGTTTTAAATCCGTTGTTTAG
- a CDS encoding zeta toxin family protein codes for MNEKKLYIFAGVNGAGKSTLYRLSSIHYKTFDFGERINTDEIVNQIGDWRNPKDQIMAARIALTKRKEYIKQGISFNQETTLTGNSILKAIEEAKKNRYKVIMAYVGVESPEIAKERVKIRVEKGGHDIPNEIIEKRYYESLKNLEKIAPLCDNLIIYDNSQKKHIEVLEKKDNTIRYLINEYKIPDWVKEIKVVLEKQLENEKNLSQQIAYNPLTGHELKTLKGYEDLKLEPKKEQKISKQKSRSIER; via the coding sequence ATGAATGAAAAAAAATTATATATTTTTGCGGGAGTAAATGGAGCAGGAAAATCAACTTTATATAGATTATCTTCAATACATTATAAAACTTTTGATTTTGGGGAAAGAATTAATACTGATGAAATTGTTAATCAAATTGGAGATTGGAGAAATCCAAAAGATCAAATAATGGCTGCAAGAATAGCTTTAACTAAAAGAAAAGAATATATAAAGCAAGGAATATCATTCAATCAAGAAACAACTCTTACAGGAAATAGTATTTTAAAAGCTATTGAAGAAGCTAAAAAAAATAGATATAAAGTAATTATGGCTTATGTAGGGGTTGAAAGTCCTGAAATAGCAAAAGAACGGGTAAAAATAAGAGTAGAAAAGGGTGGACATGATATTCCTAATGAGATAATAGAGAAAAGATATTATGAAAGTTTAAAGAACTTAGAAAAAATAGCACCTTTATGTGATAATTTAATTATATATGATAATAGCCAAAAAAAGCATATAGAAGTTTTAGAAAAAAAAGACAATACTATAAGATATTTAATAAATGAGTATAAAATCCCTGATTGGGTAAAAGAAATAAAAGTTGTTCTTGAAAAACAGCTAGAAAATGAAAAAAATCTTTCCCAACAAATAGCCTATAATCCATTGACAGGGCATGAATTAAAAACTCTTAAAGGGTATGAGGATCTAAAACTAGAGCCTAAAAAAGAACAGAAAATTTCTAAACAAAAAAGTCGTAGTATAGAAAGATAG
- a CDS encoding AbrB/MazE/SpoVT family DNA-binding domain-containing protein: protein MKFDKIIAISSKKQITLPKKVYEELGFTDQVRLVVDDDNSIKLFPVIKEKKSDVLEELIKKGLSGEELLKEFKKREEKE, encoded by the coding sequence ATGAAGTTTGATAAAATAATAGCAATTTCTTCAAAAAAACAAATTACTTTACCTAAGAAAGTTTATGAAGAGTTAGGATTTACAGATCAAGTTAGATTAGTAGTAGATGATGATAATTCTATAAAATTATTTCCAGTAATTAAAGAGAAAAAAAGTGATGTCTTAGAAGAATTAATAAAAAAAGGATTATCAGGAGAAGAACTTTTAAAAGAATTTAAAAAGAGAGAGGAAAAAGAATGA